The Flavobacterium sp. HJ-32-4 genome contains a region encoding:
- the pth gene encoding aminoacyl-tRNA hydrolase — MKKFLIAGLGNIGAEYAATRHNIGFLILDYLAEKEGLSFETVRLGALAKYSLKGRTFFLLKPNTYMNLSGKAVKYWMDAEKIPAENVLVITDDLNLPFGTIRIRGKGSDGGHNGLKNINLVLNSQDYPRFRFGISDAFKKGQQVDYVLGEWSADERALLPPRLDLACDIIRSFGLSGLAHTMNTYNGK, encoded by the coding sequence ATGAAGAAATTCCTTATAGCCGGACTTGGCAATATAGGCGCTGAATACGCCGCTACCCGTCATAATATTGGCTTCCTCATACTCGACTACCTTGCGGAAAAAGAAGGACTTTCGTTTGAAACGGTCCGACTTGGCGCACTCGCCAAATACAGCCTGAAAGGGCGTACTTTCTTCCTGCTAAAACCCAACACCTACATGAACCTCAGCGGTAAAGCCGTCAAATATTGGATGGACGCCGAGAAAATCCCGGCCGAGAACGTATTGGTCATTACCGACGATCTCAATCTGCCTTTTGGCACTATACGCATCCGTGGTAAAGGAAGCGACGGCGGACATAACGGGCTTAAAAACATCAACCTCGTGTTGAACTCGCAAGACTATCCCCGCTTTCGCTTCGGGATTTCCGACGCCTTTAAAAAAGGGCAACAAGTCGATTATGTACTCGGTGAATGGAGTGCCGACGAACGCGCCCTGTTGCCGCCACGTCTCGACCTTGCCTGCGACATCATCCGGTCGTTCGGGTTGTCGGGGCTGGCGCATACGATGAACACCTATAACGGCAAATAA
- a CDS encoding ribose-phosphate pyrophosphokinase: MSHNEPEAKIFACSQSVYLAERIAESYGVPLGKVTFSHYSDGEFQPSYEESIRGLRVFIVCSTFPSADNLMELLLMIDAAKRASARHITAVIPYFGWARQDRKDKPRVPIGAKLVAKLLESAGATRIMTMDLHADQIQGFFEKPVDHLFASTIFLPYVRSLELENLTIASPDMGGSKRAYAYSKFLTSDVVICYKQRKAANKIEYMELIGEVKGRNVILVDDMCDTGGTLAKAADLMMERGALSVRAICTHAILSGDAYDKIEKSQLSELIVTDSIPLKKESSKIRVVSCAGLFAETMQRVQHNESISGSFLM; encoded by the coding sequence ATGTCACACAACGAACCGGAAGCAAAGATTTTTGCGTGTTCGCAAAGTGTCTATCTGGCGGAGCGCATCGCCGAAAGCTATGGTGTGCCGCTGGGTAAAGTTACGTTCTCACATTACAGCGATGGCGAATTTCAGCCTTCGTATGAGGAATCGATCCGCGGCCTGCGCGTTTTCATCGTCTGCTCGACCTTCCCGTCGGCCGACAACCTGATGGAACTGCTGCTGATGATCGATGCGGCCAAACGGGCTTCCGCCCGCCACATTACGGCCGTGATCCCATACTTTGGTTGGGCCCGCCAGGACCGTAAAGACAAACCACGCGTTCCCATAGGAGCGAAACTGGTTGCCAAACTGCTCGAATCGGCCGGAGCCACCCGCATCATGACGATGGACCTCCACGCCGACCAGATCCAGGGTTTCTTTGAGAAGCCGGTTGACCACCTTTTCGCCTCGACGATTTTCCTGCCGTATGTCAGGAGCCTCGAACTGGAGAACCTGACCATCGCCTCACCCGATATGGGAGGTTCGAAACGGGCCTATGCCTACTCGAAATTCCTGACGTCCGATGTCGTGATCTGTTACAAGCAGCGCAAAGCCGCCAACAAGATCGAATACATGGAACTCATCGGGGAAGTGAAAGGCCGCAATGTCATCCTGGTGGACGACATGTGCGACACCGGAGGGACACTGGCCAAAGCCGCTGACCTCATGATGGAACGTGGTGCGTTGAGCGTTCGGGCGATTTGCACACACGCAATCCTCTCGGGCGATGCCTATGATAAGATCGAGAAGTCGCAACTGAGCGAACTGATCGTCACCGACTCGATTCCCCTTAAAAAGGAATCCAGTAAAATCAGGGTGGTGAGCTGCGCCGGACTCTTTGCCGAAACAATGCAACGGGTACAGCACAACGAGTCGATCAGTGGGAGTTTTTTGATGTAG
- a CDS encoding 50S ribosomal protein L25/general stress protein Ctc: MKSITINGSERESVGKSATKALRNAGMIPCVLYGGNQAVHFSAEEKAFKNLVYTPNAHTVVIDLGSKKFEAVLQDIQFHPVSDKILHIDFFQLHPDKEVTMEVPVKIVGTSRGVLAGGVLRLNQRKLKVKSIPANLPDYVEADITELEMGNKLYVTKLHSDKYKLLHPDNTVVAQVRISRAAMKAAQEAAKAAKAPAKGKKK, from the coding sequence ATGAAATCGATTACCATCAATGGATCAGAAAGAGAAAGCGTGGGCAAGTCGGCAACGAAGGCCTTACGTAATGCTGGAATGATTCCTTGCGTGCTTTACGGAGGAAATCAGGCAGTACATTTCTCAGCTGAAGAAAAAGCTTTTAAAAACCTGGTTTACACTCCTAATGCGCACACGGTCGTAATCGACCTCGGCAGCAAGAAATTCGAAGCGGTGCTTCAGGACATCCAGTTCCACCCGGTGTCTGACAAAATCCTGCACATCGACTTCTTCCAATTGCACCCTGACAAAGAGGTGACGATGGAAGTGCCGGTGAAAATCGTAGGTACGTCACGCGGTGTATTGGCAGGTGGTGTACTCCGCCTTAACCAACGTAAACTGAAAGTGAAGTCGATCCCGGCGAACCTTCCGGATTACGTAGAAGCTGACATTACCGAGCTCGAAATGGGCAACAAACTGTATGTCACCAAACTGCACTCTGACAAATACAAACTGCTCCACCCAGACAACACCGTGGTGGCCCAGGTACGTATCTCGCGTGCGGCCATGAAGGCGGCTCAAGAGGCAGCGAAAGCAGCAAAAGCGCCTGCAAAAGGAAAGAAAAAGTAA